The DNA window CAGACATGAAGCACagagaataaattatatattgaaaAGCACCACCTGTGACAATCAGTTTCCTTTGTGTGCCTATGAAATACAAGGAGACCAAAATGCATGGGGTGtagcacatttttaaaaccaaCTTAATTACATCACTTGTTGGAAGAGGCACACATAACATTCAGAAACATGTGTTTTAGTAAATGAAAATTGTAGGGTTTCAGTTTCTGATGCAAGCCGATCCCCTGATTTGGGTACCAGATTTGGCAGCCACTGTGGTCTGGGTGTCTACGTAAAGCATGGAACTATAGACGCTTGGTTAATTTCCCTCCCTCAAGGCTACTCCTGATGCGCACATCTGACAGTGGCTTGCACTCACTTAGCACAGTCAGGTGGAAAGAGCGCAGGCCTGGGAGACGAAACAGATCTAGGTTCTAATTCCAGCTCTGCGCCTTTCGGCAAGTTACTCAGCTTctctattcttctttttctcatctgtcaaatgggaagaGTAGACTAATAATCAACACCCGGCAAGGGTGCAAGGGGCCGGTGATACCTGGCAGAGGGCAGGTCTTTGGTGATGCTCCTATCTCTTCCCTCCACCAGGGAGGACCGTGAGGCTTCTTATTCCCAATCCAAGGCATCCCTAATGGTCAGCCTCATGGGGCTCAAAAAAGGGGAAGGCTTCCTATGAAAAAGCCTGTGTTATTAGCTTCCACACTTCTAAGCTCTGACAGTAATAGAAGCTGTGGAAACACCTCTTAACTGCGAACCGTAGAGCGCTGCCTCCTGGTGCTTCCCCCACACAACCACTTATgccattttctgttatttttgctGATTGAAAAGATGGCAGTGATCAAGCCAATACAGCAGGTAATCAAAACTCATGGCTTATCAattctttaataaaattgaatgtttaaaaaaaaacaaaaccaagatagACTCTAGAGATTTTAAAGCCCTGGAACACGTCTAGACATGTCATTTATTAGAAAAGTCAGTTTACCGAGCTTGCTAGCCTGGCTTCAGTCACGCCCCTGATTGTCGTCACTCAGCCCAAGTGAGGTGGCGTTCGAGACCCTAAAGCCGGGATAATAACTCCCTCATGCTTTATTTTGGCCGTTGACTCGCTGTGCCTTGTTTTGTAGATAGCCGTTGATTTGTCCCAGCCTGGAGGCGAGGCTCCTTGAGGTCAAGGACCTTTTCCAGTTCACCACTGCGTGGCCCAGACAGTTAGTGCAGGCCCTTGCACTtaacaggtgcttaataaattacTGCTGTAAACTTTGAGAGCTACTCTTAACTTCTCTACTCCCGAAGACTAAAATAATTACGCCACCTCTGGGATCAGAAAGGAAGATTTTGGAGAAGCAAACATTCGCCCATTTAAATCTCACGTTCTCTGATTAATAATCAGAGGGAGGCAAGCACCTCCCTCTCCCTTGTTATTCCTGGGCTTTCCCCATTTTCAATACCTTTATCCAGTTCCTGGAATATTGTTGGGTCAATAAAAGGCCCCCAGATAAATggttctcttttttctgcttgttGCCTCAGTTCTGTCTCCAATGAAGAAATCCCGAAGACTCCTCTGGCCTTACAGCTTTGGGGCAGGGGCTCCAGCTTTCATTTTtcatatcatttctttctttctttctttctttctttctttctttctttctttctttctttctttctttctttctttctttctttctttcttccttccttccttccttccttccttccttccttccttccttccttccttccttctttccttctttctttctttctttctttctttctttctttctttctttctttctttctttctttctttctttctttctttctttctttctttctttctttctttctttctttctttctttctttctttctttttctttctcccccttctcctccttctcctccttctccttctccttctcctctcctcctcctcctccttctgtttctccttctcctccttctcctccttctccttttcctcctcctcctcctcctcctcctcctcctcctcctcctcctcctcctcctcctcctcctccttctcttaagtaggcttcacaccagcacagagcccaatgcagaccttgaactcacgaccctgagattaagacctgtgctgagatcaagtcagacgcttaaccgactgagccacccaggtgcccctcaattttcaCTTCTTAGCACAGAAAGATTTGTAAGCTTTACTGCTTCTGGGAATTCACTGGGCCAGAGGAGGTGCCCCAACACCCTCAGATCACCAGGAACTAATTACTCAACACCTCAGTGATTCCTCAGTGTTCTCTGCACTGGGCAGAGAAGGATATCGCTCTCAGCTCAGTCATTAAACTCAGGaagttttctctgtctctaaaataaacgttaaaaaaaaattaaactcagtaagttttttttcttaattctccaCTATTACAACCACCTCATTTGAGCTTAGCGATAAGAATTAAAGGTACTAAAGGGGAGCctttagtggctcagttggttaagtgtctgacttcggctcaggtcatgatctcgtggtctgtgagccccgtgtcaggctctgtgctgacagctcagagcctggagcctgcttccaattctgtgtctcgcgctctctctgcccctcccccactcacactctgtctctctctccctctctctctctttctcaaaaataaataaacattaaaaacaaaagaattaaaggTACTAACAAGAGAACACACAGCAAaggcaaagtatttttttttacataaggaAGCTATCTAATAAATGAAATCGGTACTACCAAGAGTTGCCGGAGgcctttcattttgaaaacaggAGTTCCCAGAGAAGAGACGAGGGTCTAATTTTCTCTCTACCATTAAGGTCCACAACTGTAACTCCCCATGAAAGTATCCCCGGCCCCTTGATCCTTCCTTTACCAGATCATCCTGTCCCATCCAGCTCAAAAGCTAGATTTACTGTCTTCTGCTGGTCTCTTGGCTATAGGCTGTTAACACCCTACCCTCCTGTGGATGTTTGTATACTGTGGAAGGAAGATCAAATTTAATTGGAAAACTAGATGGTTCACAGTATATGTGGCTAGGTGTTTGGGAGGGGTGCCCCCTTGGTTCTGCCTGAGGAGAGGAGGAGGTCATCACCCCAGAAGCCCACACATGGCAAGGTCTGATCTGACCCCTTTCCAGAGTGCCCTGGGAGGCAGCCACGGTGAGCTGTGGCAACAAAGAAAAGTGCTGGCTTGGGGACAAGCAGAGTGTCATCATAAAGAGGATAAGGGATGAGTCCTCAAGATCCGAATGATGGGGCTCAGGTTAGGAACCTGAACCtggtaataaagaaaaaatggaaacaagaagGTTTGGTTCAAATACAAGGCTGCACCCAGGGAGGCATGTTCAGTACTTACTTTTTGAATGGCATTTGTGTTCCGAGACTTTGATGCCCTTCCCTTCAAACAGATCAGACTTCTCATGGTTACTGAATCATTTGCTTGGaaggattccacgtccctccaagtGGGCTGACCCTTGGTACCCCTCAGTGAGAAATGCTGAATGTATCActgctcctttctttttctccttgttcttAGTGATGTCCGTTGTCCTACAGCTGGTATTCTTAGTAACATGTCTGTGTGCCTAGGTAGAAAGATCAAGAAGGTGGAAATTGTGAACAGTCAGAGGCAAAGGCAAGaaagacattttctattttatcaaacTATAAAAACCAACACCTCGGTTTCCACTCCCAAAGCATAAGGTGTGTGTTTgaagaattttgtttaaaagacgggaaaaacaggggcgcctgggtggctcagttggttgagcttttgacttcggcttaggccatgatctcatggccccgtgtcggactctgtgctgacagcttggaggctggagcctgcttcggattctgtgtctccctctctctctttctctctgcccctcccctgctcatgctcgcttgctcactctctctccccttcaaaaataaataagcataaaaaaataataaaaataaaagatggaaaaatcttGAGCAAATTTCTCATTTCTACGTATGCTGGCATTTGCTGTTTCTCTGCCTGGagcaccaccacacacacacgcacacacacatgcacacacacacacacacacacacacacacacactcctccctgCCTGCCTAACTCCTCTTTAGCTTTCAAGTATCCCTGCTTAGTCTTCTCAGAATCCCAAACTTGACCTGGGTTCCCCCTCTTAGCCGCTCCCATAGGACCCTTCACCTCCTTCAGCACAACACCTATACGATATAGTAATCCCCTCACTAGGCtagagctccatgagggcagggaccagatCTGGCTTTCTTAGAGTTCAATCCCCCGTTCCTGGAATGGCACTGAATAAgtatttgtagaataaatgaattctgagGAGTCTGTATGAGCCTTTTCTTCATATGACCTGTTGTTTGTCTGAACAATGTCTGCTGAGTATGGTGGCTCAGGCTGTGCACTGTACAGGACGTCCAGCCCGGTCGGGAGGGGAGGCTGAAATCCAGCTCGCGTTCTTATCGCCCGGCCATTTTTCGCTGACTGTATCCACCCGGAAGAAGAGATGCCTTTTTCTGATCTGTACAATGGCACTATACCCGCTTTCAGCCGGGCAGCTCCAGAGAAACACGTAGCGTCTTCGAAAGGAAGGGAGCGTCCTCTCCTTTGTTCCTAGAAAGGCTAGGACCGAGTGCTTGTACGAAACTCTTTCTTCGGGTCCTTGGCCAGTCATCTATGCCAAGACCCTGGCCGCATTCCCAGCAAAGGCCTCCCTCACTCTTCTCTCCTCTGATTTTTGTCTCCCGCAGGGTTTGGGATGACCACTCCGGCGACGGTGGGAGGAAAAATCTTTCTGATCTTCTACGGCCTCATTGGGTGCGCGAGCACCATCCTGTTCTTCAACCTCTTCCTGGAGCGCCTCATCACCGTCATTGCCTACATCATGAAGTCGTGCCACCAGCGACGGCTCCGGAGACGAGGGGCCCTGTCCCGGGAGAGCCCGAAGCCCCCGGGCAGGTGCGAGGGGGATAGCTCGGCCGGCTGGAAGCCCTCCGTGTACTACGTGATGCTGATCCTGTGCCTGGCCTCCCTGCTCATCTCCTGCTGTGCGTCGGCCATGTATACCTCCATCGAAGGCTGGAGCTATTTCGACTCCCTCTACTTCTGCTTTGTGGCCTTCAGCACCATTGGCTTCGGGGACCTCGTCAGCAGCCAGAACGCCCAGTATGACAGCCAAGGCCTCTACCGCTTTGCCAACTTCATGTTCATCCTCATGGGCGTCTGCTGCATCTACTCCTTGTTCAATGTCATCTCCATCCTCATCAAACGGTCCGTGAACTGGATCCTGAGGAAAATGGATGGCGGGTGCTGCCGACGATGCCCAAGGAGGCTCCTGAGGTCCCGGAGGAACGTGGTCATGCCGGGCAACGTCCAGGACCGGGGCAACATCTCCACTGACACGGACGGGGTGATGGACAGCGACACGGACGGGCGGCGTCTCTCGGGGGAGATGATCTCCATGAAGGACTTCTTGGCCGCCAACAAGGTCTCGCTGGCCATCCTCCAGAAGCAGCTGTCTGAGACGGCCAACGGCTGCCCGCCCCAGGCCAGCGCGCTGTCCCGGGACAACGAGTTCTcagggggggtgggggccttTGCCATAATGAACAACAGGTTGGCGGAGACCAGTGGGGACAGGTAGAAGTGAGGAGCGGCCGCTAGGCGTGGAGGCCAGGAGAGTGGACGATGGGGGGATTGGCATCGGCTCAGCTCTGTGCCGGGGCGGGTTCCCTCTGGAGTTGTCCTGTCACCCTCTGCAGGCCCAGCCTTAGAAAACTCTTCTCCTCGGGCAGCCAGCCACCTTCTAGGGCTGCAGACCGAGGCCCGAGGTCCTTCTCCTTGTCTTTATTCTGTGAGGTCTGAATTCAGTCTTGAGAATGAATCCCAGAGGCAGCCTAAGACATTGCACGGTTGTCTTACTCCCCTTCCTCCAGGGCTTTAACTGCCTAAGGGAAGGGGGTTTAAGTAAGTCTCTATTTCCCTGCTGCTCTGGTCTTCGTTTGGAAATAAAAATCCTGAACAGAAATCCTCATTTTCCCCCCTGGAACCCTGAATGGCTGGACCCACTGCCCTTCCCAGCCCCTTCagaaaagaggtggggggggggggatgcttcAGAAGGTGCCTGGGCCCTGGGCTTCCTTCAGAGCAGATATGTCCACGGTGCGGCGGATGGGGAAATCACCTGGTCTACTCTCCGTGTCTGCTTCTCTgcgttttgtttttcctttcttttatttttaagatcctAATACTGGGCTAAGGTGTCTGTGGGACCTCGGCGTGGTAAGAAGAAAGCTTCAGGCCTTTAAACTGCAGCCAAGTAGTGgacaggctctttttttttttttttttttttttttgcaaggaaaGAATATAGCTTAACGTTCTTCCTTCCAGTGGTCACAGagaccatttcatttttttttttttttaaccagggcATGGAGCCCATTGCAAAGATAATGGCTGACTATTTATTAGAACTGAAAACTGAATAAATCCTCACTTTATTAACTAAGATTACATGAGTGCTCATTATGGACAGCGGGGCTGGGGGTAGAGCCTAGCTAAACAGGCATTTATTGTGCacagtgaaaaaagaaacaagaaattaacCCTTGGGGATATAAGCATCATCTTGGATTCTTGGCTAGAGGAACATTCTAGGCCAGATAAGGAATGGCTTCTCTTTGTGTAATTTGTTTCGGCTCTGCCTCCTGGGAGTGTAACAAGTCTAGTTACATAACCTCCTGAGCAGTTAAAACATCCGTGCTGGGAACAGGGACTCTGGATCTTCGTATATTCAGGAGAGAACATTTTGAGACCCGAGAGCAGCATTAATAAGAGATAGCTGTTATTTTTATAAGAAGGGGATGGTGTACATGCGGCAGTTTTAGAAATGATGAAGAAAGTCGGCATCGTAAAGACAATAAAGCCGAGAACGATACCCAGTGAAACTGAAATGTTGAGTGGAACTCATCAGAGCTGGGAGGACCTTAGGGACCATCCCATACAGCTTTCTTGTGTTTTacacaagaaagaaacagaggcgTGAAGAATGCTCCCTATCCGAACTCTCAAGGCTGACAGCATACAGCTAGGAGAACCCAGGTGTCCTGATGGCGACGTCCGGGCTCATCACCCGTGCTCCCCACAGCTTTAGAACCTCCCTCAACTGCTCCCTCCTAAGCTGAGTTGCCTTTTCCTTCCAGCTGGCagcctacccaccccccccccttttttttttttttacaatgctGAAAGTACTCAACGGCAGGAGTCCTATAAACAGCAGCCTGGGCTTCGAACCTAAGGGCTGTGCGGCTCCAAAGTCAGAGATCTTCAAGCCTTACTTTGTGTTGCTCTCAAAGGAAGCATCCTGTAGCTACTGCAAAACCAAGCTCCCCGGGGGGCTCTGCTCTGGGGGAAGGCACCATGGGCATAGGGAGAGGAGCTGGGTCCCTGCCCTAGGAGATTTCTTAATCGCCACATACCTGGTACAGGGACTGGCACAAAGCAGGTCTTTGCTTCTCCAATCCAGTACAGTGACCTTCTGGGAAGATGACGCCTGCTGATACAAATGCTCCTTGGCCCCCTGGCACATGTCCCAGCCAGGGGGCCAAGGAGCATTTGTATCAGCAGGCGTCATCTTCCCAGAAGGTCACTGTACTAGGTGATCTTTGCAGAGAAATGTTACGTCAAAACGCACGGCTCTTTGTCAGTAGGATCCAAAACTGGAGTCAATTTTTGAGCTAAACacgaaaaaacattttttgaacttTTGAGGAGTTTCCGGAGGAGTCCTCTCAGGGTCCTGGAGAATGCGTTTGTTTTGCTCTGGGTTGAGGTTCCCTGATGGAAACATCTGAGCACCGGCGGAAGGAGAGAAGTGTGGTACATTCACGATGGATGAGTGGGAATAACGTATGTCCCCAAAATGGCAAAACTAGGTGTCTCTGTAGTTACTCTTAGGCACGAATTGGTTCAACGAGGGAATTTCTAGGTATGAATGTAAAGCTGGAGTTCAAAATCTGGAGCCCACAAATCCTGTAACATTGTGGTGTATGTACGGGCACGCCTCAGAGGTGCGATGGGTTAGGTCCCAGACCACTGCAGTATGGTGAATATCGCAGTAAAGCCAATCAGATAAACTTTTGGCCTCCCAGTGCAGATGGAAGTTATGTTTACCACGTACTATAGTATATTAAGTATGCGACGCATTGTGTCTTTTTGAAAGTACGTCAATTTgtggagcccgggtggctcagtctgttgggtgtccgactttggctcaggtcacgatctcacagtccgtgagttcgggccccgcgtcgggttctgtgctgacagctcagggcctggagcctgcttcggattctgtgtctccttctctctctgccccttccccactcacgctctgtcttgctcc is part of the Neofelis nebulosa isolate mNeoNeb1 chromosome 7, mNeoNeb1.pri, whole genome shotgun sequence genome and encodes:
- the KCNK13 gene encoding potassium channel subfamily K member 13, with the protein product MAGRGCGCSCGPGHLNEDNARFLLLAALIVLYLLGGAAVFSALELAHERQAKQRWEERLANFSRRHNLSREELRGFLRHYEEATEAGIRVDSARPRWDFTGAFYFVGTVVSTIGFGMTTPATVGGKIFLIFYGLIGCASTILFFNLFLERLITVIAYIMKSCHQRRLRRRGALSRESPKPPGRCEGDSSAGWKPSVYYVMLILCLASLLISCCASAMYTSIEGWSYFDSLYFCFVAFSTIGFGDLVSSQNAQYDSQGLYRFANFMFILMGVCCIYSLFNVISILIKRSVNWILRKMDGGCCRRCPRRLLRSRRNVVMPGNVQDRGNISTDTDGVMDSDTDGRRLSGEMISMKDFLAANKVSLAILQKQLSETANGCPPQASALSRDNEFSGGVGAFAIMNNRLAETSGDR